In a single window of the Oryctolagus cuniculus chromosome 2, mOryCun1.1, whole genome shotgun sequence genome:
- the CNNM3 gene encoding metal transporter CNNM3 isoform X1: MAAAAAAAGRLGWLFAALCLGNAAGEATPGLRVLGFCLEEDGGAVRAAPEATFRLRLFGSGFANSSWTWVAPKGSGCPESGSTAAPEEEAGAAPTDEWRALLCLRSETVRPHSALLAVRVEPGGGAAEEAAPPWALGLGAAGLLALAALARGLQLSALALAPAEVQVLRESGSEAERAAARRLEPARRWAGCALGALLLLASLAQAALAVLLYRAAGQRAVPAVLGCAGLVFLVGEVVPAAVSGRWALALAPRALGLSRLAVLLTLPVALPVGQLLELAARPGRLRERVLELARGGGDPYSDLSKGVLRYRTVEDVLTPLEDCFMLDASAVLDFGVLASIMQSGHTRIPVYEEERSNIVDMLYLKDLAFVDPEDCTPLSTITRFYNHPLHFVFNDTKLDAVLEEFKRGKSHLAIVQRVNNEGEGDPFYEVLGLVTLEDVIEEIIKSEILDESEDYRETLARKRPASLSAPLKRKEEFSLFKVSDDEYKVKISPQLLLATQRFLSREVEVFSPLRVSEKVLLHLLKHPSVNQEVRFDESNRLAAHHYLYQRSRPVDYFILILQGRVEVEIGKEGLKFENGAFTYYGVSALTAPSSVHQSPVSSRSPACRDLQPEAADGTRSSTYCPDYTVRALSDLQLIKVTRLQYLNALLATRAQSLPPSPESANLQVVPGSQTRLLVEKTAAAGSNHSRPSVPVEESPGRNPGV, from the exons atggcggcggcggcggcggcggcgggtcGGCTGGGCTGGTTGTTCGCCGCGCTCTGCCTGGGCAACGCCGCGGGGGAGGCGACGCCAGGTCTGCGAGTGTTGGGCTTCTGTCTGGAGGAGGACGGAGGAGCGGTGCGGGCCGCGCCGGAGGCCACCTTCCGCCTGCGCCTCTTCGGCTCCGGGTTCGCCAATAGCTCTTGGACCTGGGTGGCCCCGAAGGGGTCGGGCTGCCCCGAGAGTGGGTCGACCGCGGCGCCCGAGGAGGAGGCGGGGGCGGCCCCCACGGACGAGTGGCGCGCGCTGCTGTGCCTGCGCTCCGAGACCGTGCGCCCGCACTCGGCGCTGCTAGCTGTGCGCGTGGAGCCGGGCGGCGGGGCGGCTGAGGAGGCGGCGCCACCCTGGGCGCTGGGCTTGGGGGCGGCCGGGCTGCTGGCGCTGGCGGCGCTGGCGCGGGGCCTGCAGCTGAGTGCGCTGGCGCTGGCGCCGGCCGAGGTGCAGGTGCTTCGCGAGAGCGGCTCGGAGGCGGAGCGTGCGGCGGCGCGGCGACTGGAGCCCGCGCGGCGCTGGGCCGGCTGCGCCCTGGgcgcgctgctgctgctggccagcCTGGCGCAGGCGGCGCTGGCGGTGCTGCTGTACCGCGCAGCCGGCCAGCGCGCCGTGCCCGCCGTGCTGGGCTGCGCGGGGCTGGTGTTCCTAGTGGGCGAGGTGGTGCCGGCCGCCGTGAGCGGGCGCTGGGCGCTGGCGCTGGCGCCGCGCGCGCTCGGCCTCAGCCGCCTGGCGGTGCTGCTCACCTTACCGGTGGCGCTGCCCGTGGGGCAACTGCTGGAGTTGGCGGCGCGCCCCGGGCGGCTGCGCGAGCGCGTTCTGGAGCTGGCACGCGGCGGTGGCGACCCCTACAGCGACCTCAGCAAGGGCGTGCTGCGCTACCGGACGGTGGAGGACGTGCTCACGCCGCTCGAGGACTGCTTCATGCTGGACGCCAGCGCCGTGCTGGACTTCGGCGTCCTGGCCAGCATCATGCAGAGCGGCCACACGCGCATCCCCGTGTACGAGGAGGAGCGCTCCAACATCGTGGACATGCTCTACCTCAAGGACTTGGCCTTCGTGGACCCGGAAGACTGCACGCCTCTGAGCACCATTACGCGCTTCTACAACCACCCGCTGCACTTCGTCTTCAACGACACCAAGCTGGACGCCGTCCTGGAGGAGTTCAAGCGAG GGAAGTCCCACCTGGCCATCGTGCAGAGGGTGAACAACGAGGGGGAGGGAGACCCCTTCTACGAGGTCCTGGGCCTGGTCACCCTGGAGGACGTCATCGAGGAGATCATCAAGTCCGAGATCCTGGACGAGTCGGAAGACTACC GGGAGACCCTGGCAAGGAAGAGGCCGGCTTCTCTGAGTGCCCCTCTCAAGCGGAAGGAGGAATTCTCCTTGTTCAAGGTGTCTGATGATGAATATAAAGTCAAAATCTCCCCTCAGCTGCTCCTGGCTACCCAGCGCTTCCTTTCCCGAG AGGTGGAAGTGTTCAGCCCGCTGCGGGTCTCCGAGAAagtcctgctgcacctgctgaagCACCCCAGTGTCAACCAGGAAGTGCGGTTTGACGAGAGCAACCGCCTGGCTGCACACCACTACCTGTACCAGCGCAGCCGGCCGGTGGACTACTTCATTCTCATCCTGCAG ggcagaGTTGAGGTGGAGATTGGGAAAGAGGGCCTGAAGTTCGAGAATGGGGCCTTCACCTACTATGGAGTGTCTGCCCTGACGGCGCCGTCCTCGG TTCACCAGTCCCCGGTGTCCTCGCGCTCACCTGCCTGCCGTGACCTGCAGCCCGAGGCAGCTGATGGCACTCGCTCTTCTACGTATTGTCCTGACTACACCGTGAGGGCCCTGTCTGACCTGCAGCTCATTAAG GTTACACGGCTACAGTACCTCAATGCACTCCTGGCTACCCGAGCCCAGAGCCTGCCACCGTCCCCTGAGAGTGCCAACCTCCAGGTCGTGCCAGGCAGCCAGACCAGGCTCCTCGTTGAGAAGACTGCTGCAGCCG gGTCTAACCACAGCAGGCCCAGCGTCCCAGTGGAGGAGAGCCCTGGGCGGAACCCAGGAGTTTAA
- the CNNM3 gene encoding metal transporter CNNM3 isoform X2, producing the protein MAAAAAAAGRLGWLFAALCLGNAAGEATPGLRVLGFCLEEDGGAVRAAPEATFRLRLFGSGFANSSWTWVAPKGSGCPESGSTAAPEEEAGAAPTDEWRALLCLRSETVRPHSALLAVRVEPGGGAAEEAAPPWALGLGAAGLLALAALARGLQLSALALAPAEVQVLRESGSEAERAAARRLEPARRWAGCALGALLLLASLAQAALAVLLYRAAGQRAVPAVLGCAGLVFLVGEVVPAAVSGRWALALAPRALGLSRLAVLLTLPVALPVGQLLELAARPGRLRERVLELARGGGDPYSDLSKGVLRYRTVEDVLTPLEDCFMLDASAVLDFGVLASIMQSGHTRIPVYEEERSNIVDMLYLKDLAFVDPEDCTPLSTITRFYNHPLHFVFNDTKLDAVLEEFKRGKSHLAIVQRVNNEGEGDPFYEVLGLVTLEDVIEEIIKSEILDESEDYRETLARKRPASLSAPLKRKEEFSLFKVSDDEYKVKISPQLLLATQRFLSREVEVFSPLRVSEKVLLHLLKHPSVNQEVRFDESNRLAAHHYLYQRSRPVDYFILILQGRVEVEIGKEGLKFENGAFTYYGVSALTAPSSVHQSPVSSRSPACRDLQPEAADGTRSSTYCPDYTVRALSDLQLIKVTRLQYLNALLATRAQSLPPSPESANLQVVPGSQTRLLVEKTAAAALSLVLDDTEQ; encoded by the exons atggcggcggcggcggcggcggcgggtcGGCTGGGCTGGTTGTTCGCCGCGCTCTGCCTGGGCAACGCCGCGGGGGAGGCGACGCCAGGTCTGCGAGTGTTGGGCTTCTGTCTGGAGGAGGACGGAGGAGCGGTGCGGGCCGCGCCGGAGGCCACCTTCCGCCTGCGCCTCTTCGGCTCCGGGTTCGCCAATAGCTCTTGGACCTGGGTGGCCCCGAAGGGGTCGGGCTGCCCCGAGAGTGGGTCGACCGCGGCGCCCGAGGAGGAGGCGGGGGCGGCCCCCACGGACGAGTGGCGCGCGCTGCTGTGCCTGCGCTCCGAGACCGTGCGCCCGCACTCGGCGCTGCTAGCTGTGCGCGTGGAGCCGGGCGGCGGGGCGGCTGAGGAGGCGGCGCCACCCTGGGCGCTGGGCTTGGGGGCGGCCGGGCTGCTGGCGCTGGCGGCGCTGGCGCGGGGCCTGCAGCTGAGTGCGCTGGCGCTGGCGCCGGCCGAGGTGCAGGTGCTTCGCGAGAGCGGCTCGGAGGCGGAGCGTGCGGCGGCGCGGCGACTGGAGCCCGCGCGGCGCTGGGCCGGCTGCGCCCTGGgcgcgctgctgctgctggccagcCTGGCGCAGGCGGCGCTGGCGGTGCTGCTGTACCGCGCAGCCGGCCAGCGCGCCGTGCCCGCCGTGCTGGGCTGCGCGGGGCTGGTGTTCCTAGTGGGCGAGGTGGTGCCGGCCGCCGTGAGCGGGCGCTGGGCGCTGGCGCTGGCGCCGCGCGCGCTCGGCCTCAGCCGCCTGGCGGTGCTGCTCACCTTACCGGTGGCGCTGCCCGTGGGGCAACTGCTGGAGTTGGCGGCGCGCCCCGGGCGGCTGCGCGAGCGCGTTCTGGAGCTGGCACGCGGCGGTGGCGACCCCTACAGCGACCTCAGCAAGGGCGTGCTGCGCTACCGGACGGTGGAGGACGTGCTCACGCCGCTCGAGGACTGCTTCATGCTGGACGCCAGCGCCGTGCTGGACTTCGGCGTCCTGGCCAGCATCATGCAGAGCGGCCACACGCGCATCCCCGTGTACGAGGAGGAGCGCTCCAACATCGTGGACATGCTCTACCTCAAGGACTTGGCCTTCGTGGACCCGGAAGACTGCACGCCTCTGAGCACCATTACGCGCTTCTACAACCACCCGCTGCACTTCGTCTTCAACGACACCAAGCTGGACGCCGTCCTGGAGGAGTTCAAGCGAG GGAAGTCCCACCTGGCCATCGTGCAGAGGGTGAACAACGAGGGGGAGGGAGACCCCTTCTACGAGGTCCTGGGCCTGGTCACCCTGGAGGACGTCATCGAGGAGATCATCAAGTCCGAGATCCTGGACGAGTCGGAAGACTACC GGGAGACCCTGGCAAGGAAGAGGCCGGCTTCTCTGAGTGCCCCTCTCAAGCGGAAGGAGGAATTCTCCTTGTTCAAGGTGTCTGATGATGAATATAAAGTCAAAATCTCCCCTCAGCTGCTCCTGGCTACCCAGCGCTTCCTTTCCCGAG AGGTGGAAGTGTTCAGCCCGCTGCGGGTCTCCGAGAAagtcctgctgcacctgctgaagCACCCCAGTGTCAACCAGGAAGTGCGGTTTGACGAGAGCAACCGCCTGGCTGCACACCACTACCTGTACCAGCGCAGCCGGCCGGTGGACTACTTCATTCTCATCCTGCAG ggcagaGTTGAGGTGGAGATTGGGAAAGAGGGCCTGAAGTTCGAGAATGGGGCCTTCACCTACTATGGAGTGTCTGCCCTGACGGCGCCGTCCTCGG TTCACCAGTCCCCGGTGTCCTCGCGCTCACCTGCCTGCCGTGACCTGCAGCCCGAGGCAGCTGATGGCACTCGCTCTTCTACGTATTGTCCTGACTACACCGTGAGGGCCCTGTCTGACCTGCAGCTCATTAAG GTTACACGGCTACAGTACCTCAATGCACTCCTGGCTACCCGAGCCCAGAGCCTGCCACCGTCCCCTGAGAGTGCCAACCTCCAGGTCGTGCCAGGCAGCCAGACCAGGCTCCTCGTTGAGAAGACTGCTGCAGCCG ccctgtcccttgTGTTGGACGACACTGAGCAGTAG